A stretch of DNA from Roseovarius faecimaris:
ATCTGCTCCGTGTGGATGGCGGAGGCGTTGACACGCCCTATAACAGCCGCAACCTGGCCCGGAATTTCGAAAAGATCGCGTTCTACGAAGAATTTGCCCCGAATTCCATTGACGGCCCGTCCGGCGGCGAAGCCCTGGCGCTTGAGAGATGGGATCAGCCGGTGCGCTTCGGGGTGGAGTTCGGCTCGACGATCCCGCAAGAGGCGCAGGAGCGTGACACCGGCGTGGTGCGTGACTTCGCCAAGCGCCTGTCAAGGATCACGCGTCATCCGATCAGCCTTGTCACAAACAACCCGAATTTCCACGTGTTCTTCATGGGGCTGGACGACAAGGATTACCTGATTTCACGCCTCAAGCAGATCGCCCCCCAGACCAACGAAGCCGCGATTGTCCGGGCCTTCGACTCGACCAAACTGAACTATTGTTTCGTCTTTACCTTCGCAGGCGGAGAGAATGACTACACCCCCGAGATCGCGATTGCGGTCATCCGGACAGAGCTGCCGGCCCTGATGCGCAGCGCCTGCATTCACGAGGAACTGGCCCAGGGGCTGGGCCTTGCCAATGACAGCCCGCGCGCGCGGCCCTCGATCTTTAACGACGATGACGAGTTTGCCCTGCTCACCACCCACGACGAAGAGCTTCTGCGGCTGCTCTACGATCCGGCGCTCACCCCCGGGATGAGCGTGGACGAGGCGCGCCCGGTGGTGCTGCAGATCCTTGCGGGCCGGTCGGGGCC
This window harbors:
- a CDS encoding DUF2927 domain-containing protein, which produces MAQDLLRVDGGGVDTPYNSRNLARNFEKIAFYEEFAPNSIDGPSGGEALALERWDQPVRFGVEFGSTIPQEAQERDTGVVRDFAKRLSRITRHPISLVTNNPNFHVFFMGLDDKDYLISRLKQIAPQTNEAAIVRAFDSTKLNYCFVFTFAGGENDYTPEIAIAVIRTELPALMRSACIHEELAQGLGLANDSPRARPSIFNDDDEFALLTTHDEELLRLLYDPALTPGMSVDEARPVVLQILAGRSGPS